A genome region from Ptiloglossa arizonensis isolate GNS036 chromosome 4, iyPtiAriz1_principal, whole genome shotgun sequence includes the following:
- the Isha gene encoding insulator su(Hw) mRNA adaptor, whose protein sequence is MEAVKAFNAELSALYDVKPPISKAKMNSLTRGAIKAIKFYKHVVQSVEKFIQKCKPEYKVPGLYVIDSIVRQSRHQFGVEKDVFAPRFAKNMQTTFLNLLKCPQEDKSKVIRVLNLWQKNAVFPSEVIQPLFDLADPNHPIHKEQAVNANGTLNTSSTNNTSNTGTAVKTPPLTAKNAVKDQKIFSSAKPIDPVWLAQTKIETANIVNAKLLGQSNSTQMDASFLDQLQHLQQLLLKKQEAANEQKSSVKFDKKLLDFDYGEEEDDDVVVASSPATTAASNVGQHNAVSTGNSLESLGLLLTNPEVLRQLQTLQQTMQGNASSSQHEMEEKMRKLQQMKQQEEEFDKHLAQTVPNLPFASECELKPSDVLKPSQQNTYTTNVSSGVIQDMSQPPPGYPPALPYASQPLSNIRQINQQAHQNQKSPLLDERQDTQDYSGNGARRDSSSVEIVNCESTRSQSRSPDRYRHHSRSRSPRHRDRDRDRDRDRDRDRDRKSRSRSRSRRRRSRSRDRGRDRKREDSREKMTEEEREKERERRKRGLPPIIRDKLSVCSTTLWVGHLSKLVHQEELSDTFGEFGDIVSIDLISPRGCAFICMNRRQDAYRALTKLKNHKMQGKAITLAWAPGKGVKGKEWKDYWEVELGVSYIPWNKLINVTDQDLELLEEGGMIDEDTLPPNLKGKLKHSGTNADMLQQQLQLQQQALVAAAAIPNLTDGIVNVMQPSTSAQQQQSQQQTQQQGQQQQQVIDTSQPPPIRPPTSAALLPPPNTQLQMMPPAFTMPGVPRMIGPMGLPMAHSLMPNVPIGVPPPNMQSLLGPPGMMQTMLTPPVNSPFGAGVGVGLLTQIPLPAPAAPSDKPNSTGMPHNVPPIGVPPPTTETGMPNLPMLRQPYGVGPSAPLQMQLPQQQHSADDMDVEMEDAMPQSSNGAKNKGNLTEQQLSLNEERTEGDQQLEQHRDYKERDRERENRERRDRETHLSHRDRESNDSRMDRGRERGRGRERGRDRRRDIRDRDRDDRRERENRENREGNPQNQSLQENDSTPKKDGKPSLADRLRQLADGTLPLEDRVDRIPPRNRQDRDRPDRSFEDTRSTRGEPLSSLMDLPKFGLPQERGDFPARPPDFRNPQDPREYQQQRERQNFGRGHRGSQMHEEYMDAPRIQGGMYQEEFDNRIHGQQRIEDFGRLGPPREQREEFDRSEVRGRRPLDDRDRFDYEIRRDGFDPRLQDGFDPRGHLDRGDFEPRRREFFGIEPMFGMPPIMGPRGPRPGHPDGFGPRPAPLGARGPGPLMFHPRGLGPRPLRPGMRPFGPRGPPFDPREPDTFFRPPFDDIRHVRPPFGPMGPPSILPPESAAPWRNQEHPPGSWSSDSDNHSQRDKKGGKHPNNQNLERESRNRGRKSRWTNVSPSGEETEESKEQESVSGNVEEKEEPIKEEEVIVKREEPEAEIKEVIPNEKKENLDQTVEINQEGIEMKKEEEDRRDS, encoded by the exons ATGGAGGCGGTTAAGGCATTTAATGCGGAG ctTTCAGCTCTTTATGATGTCAAACCACCAATTTCCAAGGCAAAGATGAATTCTTTAACTAGGGGCGCAATTAAGGCAATCAAATTCTATAAGCATGTTGTGCAAAGCGTTGAGAAATTCATTCAAAAg TGTAAGCCAGAGTACAAAGTGCCTGGATTGTACGTTATAGATTCAATTGTACGCCAATCCAGACACCAGTTTGGAGTAGAGAAAGATGTCTTTGCTCCACGCTTTGCTAAGAACATGCAAACTACCTTCTTAAACCTTCTAAAATGTCCTCAGGAAGACAAAAGTAAGGTGATACGAGTATTAAATCTTTGGCAAAAGAATGCAGTCTTTCCTTCTGAGGTTATACAACCTCTATTTGATCTTGCGGACCCAAATCATCCAATACACAAGGAACAAGCAGTCAATGCCAATG GTACACTGAATACTTCCTCAACAAACAACACAAGCAATACTGGTACTGCTGTAAAGACTCCTCCCTTAACTGCAAAGAATGCAGTAAAAGatcagaaaatattttcttccgcAAAGCCAATTGATCCTGTTTGGCTAGCGCAAACAAAAATCGAAACAGCAAATATAGTTAATGCCAAACTTctg ggGCAATCGAATTCAACTCAAATGGATGCTTCTTTTCTTGATCAATTACAACATTTACAACAGTTGCTGTTAAAAAAACAGGAAGCTGCGAATGAACAAAAGAGTTCTGTAAAATTTGATAAGAAACTCTTAGATTTTGATTATGGTGAGGAAGAGGATGATGATGTTGTTGTTGCTAGTTcaccagcaacaacagcagcatcAAATGTCGGTCAACATAATGCTGTTTCTACTGGAAATAGTTTGGAAAGTCTTGGGTTACTACTAACAAATCCGGAG GTTTTAAGGCAGCTCCAAACATTGCAACAAACAATGCAGGGAAATGCTTCTTCGTCACAACatgaaatggaagaaaaaatgcGGAAACTTCAACAAATGAAGCAACAAGAAGAGGAGTTTGATAAACATCTAGCCCAAACTGTTCCT AATTTACCATTTGCATCGGAATGTGAATTAAAACCATCAGATGTCTTGAAACCAAGTCAACAAAACACATATACAACAAATGTAAGTAGCGGAGTCATACAAGATATGAGTCAACCGCCTCCTGGTTACCCACCGGCTCTGCCCTATGCCTCTCAACCTTTGTCAAATATTAGACAGATCAATCAGCAGGCGCATCAAAATCAAAAGAGTCCGCTTCTCGATGAACGGCAAGACACACAAGATTATTCTGG aaATGGTGCAAGACGAGATAGTAGCAGCGTAGAAATTGTAAATTGCGAAAGTACAAGATCACAAAGCAGATCACCTGATCGATACAGACATCATAGTCGATCTAGATCACCGCGgcatagagatagagatagagatagagatcgaGATCGTGACAGAGACAGAGACCGAAAATCTCGGTCAAGAAGTAGATCCAGAAGAAGAAg ATCTCGCTCGAGAGATAGAGGACGCGACAGAAAACGTGAAGATAGTCGAGAAAAAATGACTGAAgaagaacgagaaaaagaaagagaaagacgcAAACGAGGACTGCCACCAATTATCAGGGATAAATTAAGTG TTTGCAGTACTACTCTTTGGGTAGGACATCTATCGAAATTGGTACATCAAGAAGAACTTTCAGACACTTTTGGAGAGTTTGGTGATATTGTCAGCATAGATCTGATTTCACCTAGAGGTTGTGCTTTCATATGTATGAATAGAAGACAAGACGCATATAGAGCTCTTACCAAACTTAAGAATCATAAAATGCAAGGAAAAGCAATCACT TTAGCCTGGGCACCAGGAAAAGGTGTGAAAGGAAAGGAATGGAAAGATTACTGGGAAGTTGAATTGGGAGTAAGTTATATTCCctggaataaattaattaatgttaCTGACCAAGATCTAGAATTACTTGAAGAAGGTGGAATGATTGACGAGGATACTCTTCCACCCAATTTAAAAG GTAAATTAAAGCATTCCGGAACAAATGCAGATATGCTTCAACAGCAGTTGCAGTTGCAGCAACAAGCCTTAGTTGCAGCTGCCGCAATTCCAAATTTGACAGACGGCATTGTGAATGTAATGCAGCCTTCAACTAGTGCTCAACAACAACAGTCTCAACAGCAGACACAGCAACAGGGTCAACAGCAGCAACAAGTGATTGATACAAGTCAACCACCGCCGATTAGACCTCCCACATCAGCTGCACTTTTGCCACCACCAAATACACAATTGCAAATGATGCCACCTGCTTTTACAATGCCAGGAGTTcctc GTATGATTGGACCAATGGGATTACCAATGGCGCACAGTTTAATGCCTAATGTTCCAATAGGTGTACCGCCTCCAAATATGCAAAGTTTATTAGGACCACCGGGAATGATGCAAACTATGTTAACGCCTCCAGTAAATTCTCCGTTTGGAGCTGGTGTTGGTGTTGGTTTATTAACACAGATTCCTTTACCAGCACCTGCTGCACCCTCTGATAAACCTAATTCTACCG GTATGCCACACAATGTTCCTCCAATAGGAGTCCCGCCACCAACAACGGAAACGGGAATGCCAAATTTGCCAATGTTGCGTCAACCTTATGGTGTAGGTCCTTCTGCTCCCTTACAAATGCAACTACCTCAGCAACAGCATTCTGCAGATGATATGGATGTAGAAATGGAGGATGCAATGCCGCAAAGTTCAAATGGAGCTAAAAATAAAGGCAATTTAACTGAACAGCAACTTTCCCTAAATGAGGAAAGAACAGAAGGTGACCAACAACTAGAG caACATCGAGACTATAAAGAAAGAGATAGGGAACGGGAaaacagagagagaagagaTAGAGAAACACATTTATCTCATAGAGATAGGGAAAGCAATGATTCCAGAATGGATCGTGGGAGGGAAAGAGGTAGAGGACGAGAACGAGGACGTGATAGGAGAAGAGATATTAGAGATAGAGACAGAGATGacagaagagaaagagaaaatcgagaaaatcgagaaggAAATCCACAAAATCAAAGTCTTCAG GAAAACGATTCTACTCCAAAAAAAGACGGTAAACCGAGCTTAGCTGATCGTCTGCGTCAATTGGCCGATGGCACACTTCCTCTTGAAGATAGAGTTGACCGGATACCTCCTCGTAACCGACAAGACCGAGACAGACCAGACAGGAGTTTCGAAGATACTCGATCGACACGCGGCGAACCTCTTTCCTCTCTTATGGACTTGCCGAAATTTGGTTTACCTCAGGAAAGAGGTGATTTTCCGGCTCGAccaccagactttcgaaatccTCAAGATCCAAGAGAATATCAGCAACAAAGGGAAAGGCAAAATTTTGGACGGGGTCACAGAGGATCACAAATGCATGAGGAGTATATGGACGCTCCGAGGATACAGGGGGGGATGTATCAAGAAGAATTTGATAATAGGATACATGGACAGCAAAGAATAGAGGATTTTGGCAGACTTGGACCCCCAAGGGAGCAGAG GGAGGAATTTGATAGGTCTGAGGTACGAGGAAGAAGACCGCTCGATGATCGAGATCGATTCGATTATGAAATCAGACGTGACGGTTTTGATCCACGGCTTCAGGATGGTTTCGATCCAAGAGGACATCTCGATCGAGGTGACTTTGAACCTAGGAGACGAGAATTCTTTGGAATTGAACCTATGTTTGGCATGCCACCTATTATGGGACCCAGAGGACCTAGACCTGGACATCCCGATGGATTTGGACCTCGTCCTGCTCCTCTAGGGGCTCGTGGACCTG GTCCTTTAATGTTCCATCCACGGGGCCTAGGACCTCGTCCTCTTCGTCCTGGAATGAGGCCTTTCGGTCCTCGTGGCCCACCTTTTGATCCTCGAGAACCGGATACCTTTTTCAGACCCCCCTTCGATGATATTCGTCATGTTAGACCACCTTTTGGCCCTATGGGTCCACCTTCTATTCTTCCTCCAGAGTCTGCTGCTCCCTGGAGGAATCAAGAACATCCCCCTGGCTCCTGGTCTTCTGATTCTGACAACCACTCGCAAAGAGATAAGAAAGGTGGTAAACAtccaaacaaccaaaatttGGAGAGAGAAAGTCGAAATAGAGGACGAAAATCCAGGTGGACTAATGTAAGTCCATCAGGAGAAGAAACAGAGGAGTCCAAAGAGCAGGAATCGGTTTCCGGAAAcgttgaagaaaaagaagaacctATAAAAGAAGAGGAGGTTATCGTAAAGAGAGAAGAACCAGAAGCTGAAATAAAGGAGGTGATTCCcaatgaaaaaaaggaaaatttggATCAAACAGTTGAGATAAACCAAGAAGGCATTGAAAtgaagaaggaggaagaggaTCGCAGGGATTCTTAG
- the LOC143145697 gene encoding CAAX prenyl protease 1 homolog, with protein sequence MSNLVKLIEDNILYEILALIWLLFLWELYLSYRQRALMMHLVELPSSVKGLMTKDVYEKARIYSLDKLNFSNFKDIYSKLFTTCFLLASCYRHVWQRSIDLTKYFGLNYENEILLSGVCMVLINIIYETIDLPLKIYDTFVIEQKHGFNKEMPLFFVKDKLLKFIVLHVIAIPSLCTMIWIVKNGGDYFFLYLWIFSIFITLVMMILHPEFIAPLFDKYTPLPDGDLRTKIEALATSVNFPLYKLFIVEGSKRSSHSNAYLYGFHKHKRIVLFDTLVKEYYKPAEGETEMKGCETNEILAVLGHELGHWKHSHTLKGFMFAQVSFLINILLYAKLLNHKPMYEAFGFWDSQPTFIGLIIVTMYILILPNTVIQFVFVIIGRKFEFEADRFAKILGHGSALKTALIKLQKDNLGYPLYDKLYSGWHHTHPPLLERLEAIDKED encoded by the exons ATGTCTAAtcttgtaaaattaattgaagaCAATATTCTTTATGAAATTTTGGCACTAATATGGCTACTCTTTTTATGGGAGCTTTATTTGAGCTATCGTCAA CGGGCGTTGATGATGCATTTGGTGGAATTACCTTCTTCTGTGAAAGGCTTAATGACAAAGGATGTTTATGAAAAAGCACGCATTTATAGTttagataaattaaattttagcaATTTTAAGGATATTTATTCTAAACTTTTTACTACG TGCTTTTTACTAGCTTCATGTTATCGTCATGTATGGCAAAGAAGCATTGATTTGACAAAATATTTTGGTCTCAATTATGAAAATGAGATTCTCTTGAGTGGTGTCTGTATGgttcttataaatattatttatgaaaCAATTGATTTGCCATTGAAAATCTATGATACATTTGTTATAGAACAAAAACATGGATTTAACAAAGAG atgccattgttTTTTGTCAAGGATAAACTTCTCAAATTTATTGTTTTGCATGTGATTGCAATACCTTCCCTCTGTACTATGATATGGATTGTTAAGAATGGAGGAGATTACTTCTTCCTGTATCTTTGGATCTTTTCAATCTTCATTACTCTTGTCATGATGATTCTTCATCCAGAATTTATTGCACCACTGTTTGATAAATACACACCTCTTCCAGATGGAGATTTGAGGACAAAAATTGAAGCATTAGCAACATCTGTTAATTTTCcactttataaattatttattgttgAAGGATCGAAAAGGTCATCACATAGCAATGCATATTTATATGGGTTTCATAAACATAAGAGAATCGTCCTATTTGATACTTTGGTAAAAGAGTATTATAAACCAGCagaaggtgaaacagaaatgaaAGGATGtgaaacgaatgaaatattagCAGTTTTAGGACATGAATTAGGACATTGGAAACATAGTCATACATTAAAAGGGTTTATGTTTGCTCAG gtgagctttttgataaatattcttCTATATGCAAAACTTCTTAATCATAAACCAATGTACGAAGCATTTGGTTTTTGGGACTCTCAACCTACATTCATAGGGCTTATTATTGTCacaatgtatattttaatacttCCAAATACG GTAATACAATTTGTATTTGTGATAATaggaagaaaatttgaatttgaagcAGACAGATTTGCAAAGATCCTGGGTCATGGAAGTGCACTGAAAACAGCATTGATTAAACTACAAAAGGATAATCTTGGTTACCCTCTTTATGATAAGCTGTATTCTGGTTGGCATCACACCCATCCTCCACTTCTTGAAAGACTTGAAGCTATCGATAAAGAAGattga
- the Pex13 gene encoding peroxisomal biogenesis factor 13, translating into MAPERSNAVTGNQLRNAPNVLTSIPNISSPFPSSNIQPGNPPPVPPRQLSQNYSGFNDYRPFGSNYYGGYGYGNQYRGFNGYGGYSSYGYSPYSSYNNFGTFSGHSGDVESRFSQYVEESTRPTFQLIETVLQTFSSMTMLLESTYFTLTNSFKAILSVAENIGRLRSTIGQLFNTLALIRFLKWLYRKIVRGTGFQSEGSINEELWEKSLIKVGNESVNNSSFWSGFLLFSVFFVVPYIIHKISSNMKHFKMKEKDPKEWYQCEEPAYIATVLFDFVARNNDELSVNAGQKICLAPQSLQPTNLPGWCKATNNVNIGLIPCNYVRVIGQLKKRKENAEVASLNEEKSSANENHYRNNKENFANET; encoded by the exons ATGGCGCCTGAAAGATCAAATGCTGTCACAGGAAATCAATTAAGAAATGCTCCAAATGTTTTAACCAG TATACCTAATATATCATCACCATTTCCTTCTTCCAACATTCAACCAGGTAATCCACCTCCAGTGCCACCACGTCAACTATCTCAAAATTATTCTGGATTCAATGATTATAGACCATTTGGATCTAACTATTATGGTGGATATGGATATGGAAATCAATATAGAGGATTCAATGGATATGGAGGATATAGTTCATATGGTTATAGTCCATATTCTAGTTATAATAATTTTGGAACATTTAGTGGACACAGTGGTGATGTTGAAAGTAG ATTTTCTCAATATGTTGAAGAAAGCACTAGACCAACCTTTCAGTTAATTGAAACAGTTCTTCAAACATTTTCATCAATGACAATGCTCTTGGAATCTACTTATTTTACTTTAACAAATTCGTTTAAGGCAATTTTAAGTGTTGCTGAAAACATTGGAAGGTTGCGCTCTACTATAGGACAATTATTTAATACTCTTGCTTTGATTAGATTTTTAAAATGGTTGtatagaaaaattgtacgcGGTACTG ggtTCCAGAGTGAAGGTTCCATTAATGAGGAATTATGGGAGAAATCCTTAATCAAAGTTGGAAATGAAAGTGTTAATAATTCATCTTTTTGGTCTGGATTCTTATTATTTAGTGTGTTTTTTGTAGTACCTTACATAATTCATAAAATCTCAAGTAACATGAAGCACTTTAAAATGAAAG AAAAGGATCCAAAGGAATGGTATCAATGTGAAGAACCAGCATATATTGCAACAGTGCTGTTTGACTTTGTTGCAAGAAATAATGATGAATTGAGTGTAAATGCTGGTCAGAAAATTTGTCTTGCACCACAATCACTCCAACCAACAAATTTACCAGGATGGTGCAAAGCTActaataatgtaaacattggtCTTATTCCCTGCAATTATGTTAGGGTTATAGGGcagttaaaaaaaagaaaggaaaatgcTGAAGTGGCTTCTCTAAATGAAGAAAAATCTTCTGCAAATGAAAATCATTatagaaataataaagaaaattttgcaaatgaaACATAG